In Stigmatopora nigra isolate UIUO_SnigA chromosome 2, RoL_Snig_1.1, whole genome shotgun sequence, a single window of DNA contains:
- the far1 gene encoding fatty acyl-CoA reductase 1 isoform X1: MRSSASTFGEMMNIPEYYTGKNVLITGATGFMGKVLLEKLLRSCPGVNSVYVMVRSKAGQNPEARISDMISSKLFNRLQDEQPCFAKKIIAVSSDLTKPELDLSMENQRLLADTINIVFHCAATIRFNEPLKDAMQLNVLATQKMLALAHKMNDLDIFVHVSTAYANCDRELIEEMVYPPPVEYIKLIDALDWMDDELVSALTPKLIGQRPNTYTFTKALAEYLVQQEAGDLNVAIVRPSIVGASWKEPFPGWIDNFNGPSGIFIAAGKGILRTMRASNDAVADLVPVDVVINTTLAAAWYSASQKMNRPKSIPVYNCTTGGINPFRWGDVEYHVTSTFKRNPLEQAFRRPNVNLTSNHLINQYWIAVSHKAPAFLYDMYLRLVGREPRMMKTITRLHKAMMVLEYFTSHSWVWSTDNVASLMASMSPEDKKVFNFDVRQLNWAEYMENYCMGTKKYVLNEELSGLPAARKHLNKLRNIRYTFNTILVVLIWRVFIARSQMARNIWYFVVSLCFKFLSYFRASSTMK, encoded by the exons ATGAGGAGTTCAGCCAGCACTTTTGGAGAGATGATGAACATACCAGAATACTACACAGGGAAAAATGTGCTGATCACTGGAGCAACGGGCTTCATGGGAAAG GTATTGCTGGAGAAGCTTCTCAGGTCATGCCCAGGAGTAAATTCTGTCTATGTGATGGTCAGATCAAAAGCCGGCCAGAACCCAGAGGCCCGTATTTCTGACATGATTAGCAGCAAG ttGTTTAATAGGTTACAAGATGAACAGCCTTGCTTTGCAAAGAAGATTATTGCAGTGAGCAGTGACCTTACAAAGCCAGAACTAGATCTGAGTATGGAGAATCAGAGGTTACTCGCCGACACCATCAACATTGTCTTCCACTGTGCCGCCACCATCCGCTTTAATGAGCCActgaa ggATGCAATGCAGTTGAATGTCTTGGCTACCCAGAAGATGCTCGCACTGGCCCATAAAATGAATGATCTGGACATCTTCGTCCATGTATCCACAGCCTATGCAAACTGTGATCGAGAGCTTATTGAGGAAATGGTCTATCCGCCCCCAGTAGAGTATATCAAACTCATTGATGCTCTGGA CTGGATGGATGATGAGCTTGTGTCTGCACTGACTCCCAAACTGATTGGCCAACGACCTAACACCTACACCTTCACAAAAGCATTAGCTGAGTATCTGGTGCAGCAGGAAGCCGGGGATCTCAATGTCGCCATTGTCAGGCCTTCCATCGTTGGTGCCAGTTGGAAAGAACCTTTTCCT GGATGGATCGATAATTTTAACGGACCTAGTGGAATTTTTATTGCA GCAGGTAAAGGGATTCTTCGCACAATGAGAGCATCTAATGACGCAGTAGCTGATTTGGTGCCAGTAGATGTAGTCATCAATACCACGCTGGCTGCAGCCTGGTACTCTGCATCACAAAAAATGAACAG GCCAAAATCCATACCTGTTTACAACTGCACCACTGGTGGTATCAATCCATTTCGCTGGGGAGATGTTG aATACCATGTAACATCTACTTTCAAGAGGAACCCTCTCGAACAGGCTTTTCGTCGGCCCAATGTAAATCTCACATCCAATCACCTAATCAATCAGTACTGGATAGCTGTGAGCCACAAGGCTCCAGCCTTCTTGTATGATATGTACCTCAGGCTGGTTGGACGAGAACCCAG GATGATGAAGACAATCACCCGCCTTCATAAAGCCATGATGGTGCTGGAATATTTCACTAGTCACTCTTGGGTGTGGAGTACTGACAACGTGGCCTCGTTGATGGCCTCTATGAGCCCTGAGGATAAAAAG GTGTTTAATTTTGATGTGCGTCAGCTGAACTGGGCTGAGTACATGGAAAACTACTGCATgggcacaaaaaaatatgtcctCAATGAAGAGTTATCAGGCCTGCCTGCTGCACGAAAGCACCTCAACAA GTTGAGGAATATCCGCTACACATTCAACACCATCCTGGTGGTGCTCATCTGGCGTGTTTTTATTGCCCGATCTCAGATGGCTAGAAACATCTGGTACTTCGTAGTAAGCCTCTGCTTTAAGTTTCTCTCTTACTTCCGAGCATCTTCTACTATGAAGTAA
- the far1 gene encoding fatty acyl-CoA reductase 1 isoform X2 codes for MRSSASTFGEMMNIPEYYTGKNVLITGATGFMGKVLLEKLLRSCPGVNSVYVMVRSKAGQNPEARISDMISSKLFNRLQDEQPCFAKKIIAVSSDLTKPELDLSMENQRLLADTINIVFHCAATIRFNEPLKDAMQLNVLATQKMLALAHKMNDLDIFVHVSTAYANCDRELIEEMVYPPPVEYIKLIDALDWMDDELVSALTPKLIGQRPNTYTFTKALAEYLVQQEAGDLNVAIVRPSIVGASWKEPFPGWIDNFNGPSGIFIAAGKGILRTMRASNDAVADLVPVDVVINTTLAAAWYSASQKMNRPKSIPVYNCTTGGINPFRWGDVENCINMTFKTNPLEQAFRRPNLYLRSNPFTNQYWTIVSHKLPALLYDFFHRLKGKKARMMKTITRLHKAMMVLEYFTSHSWVWSTDNVASLMASMSPEDKKVFNFDVRQLNWAEYMENYCMGTKKYVLNEELSGLPAARKHLNKLRNIRYTFNTILVVLIWRVFIARSQMARNIWYFVVSLCFKFLSYFRASSTMK; via the exons ATGAGGAGTTCAGCCAGCACTTTTGGAGAGATGATGAACATACCAGAATACTACACAGGGAAAAATGTGCTGATCACTGGAGCAACGGGCTTCATGGGAAAG GTATTGCTGGAGAAGCTTCTCAGGTCATGCCCAGGAGTAAATTCTGTCTATGTGATGGTCAGATCAAAAGCCGGCCAGAACCCAGAGGCCCGTATTTCTGACATGATTAGCAGCAAG ttGTTTAATAGGTTACAAGATGAACAGCCTTGCTTTGCAAAGAAGATTATTGCAGTGAGCAGTGACCTTACAAAGCCAGAACTAGATCTGAGTATGGAGAATCAGAGGTTACTCGCCGACACCATCAACATTGTCTTCCACTGTGCCGCCACCATCCGCTTTAATGAGCCActgaa ggATGCAATGCAGTTGAATGTCTTGGCTACCCAGAAGATGCTCGCACTGGCCCATAAAATGAATGATCTGGACATCTTCGTCCATGTATCCACAGCCTATGCAAACTGTGATCGAGAGCTTATTGAGGAAATGGTCTATCCGCCCCCAGTAGAGTATATCAAACTCATTGATGCTCTGGA CTGGATGGATGATGAGCTTGTGTCTGCACTGACTCCCAAACTGATTGGCCAACGACCTAACACCTACACCTTCACAAAAGCATTAGCTGAGTATCTGGTGCAGCAGGAAGCCGGGGATCTCAATGTCGCCATTGTCAGGCCTTCCATCGTTGGTGCCAGTTGGAAAGAACCTTTTCCT GGATGGATCGATAATTTTAACGGACCTAGTGGAATTTTTATTGCA GCAGGTAAAGGGATTCTTCGCACAATGAGAGCATCTAATGACGCAGTAGCTGATTTGGTGCCAGTAGATGTAGTCATCAATACCACGCTGGCTGCAGCCTGGTACTCTGCATCACAAAAAATGAACAG GCCAAAATCCATACCTGTTTACAACTGCACCACTGGTGGTATCAATCCATTTCGCTGGGGAGATGTTG AGAACTGTATAAACATGACCTTCAAGACCAATCCTTTAGAACAGGCCTTCAGAAGGCCCAATCTCTATCTCCGCTCAAACCCCTTTACTAATCAGTACTGGACAATTGTCAGCCACAAACTGCCTGCTCTCCTCTATGACTTCTTTCACAGGCTGAAAGGCAAAAAGGCTCG GATGATGAAGACAATCACCCGCCTTCATAAAGCCATGATGGTGCTGGAATATTTCACTAGTCACTCTTGGGTGTGGAGTACTGACAACGTGGCCTCGTTGATGGCCTCTATGAGCCCTGAGGATAAAAAG GTGTTTAATTTTGATGTGCGTCAGCTGAACTGGGCTGAGTACATGGAAAACTACTGCATgggcacaaaaaaatatgtcctCAATGAAGAGTTATCAGGCCTGCCTGCTGCACGAAAGCACCTCAACAA GTTGAGGAATATCCGCTACACATTCAACACCATCCTGGTGGTGCTCATCTGGCGTGTTTTTATTGCCCGATCTCAGATGGCTAGAAACATCTGGTACTTCGTAGTAAGCCTCTGCTTTAAGTTTCTCTCTTACTTCCGAGCATCTTCTACTATGAAGTAA